One region of Roseovarius faecimaris genomic DNA includes:
- a CDS encoding DUF4177 domain-containing protein has translation MTRYEYKVIPAPNKGLKAPGIKGPEARFAHGLETAMNALAAEGWEYQRSDILPSEERQGLTSTHTVYRSVLVFRRALEEEPPVVAEAEPEADTAPGAPDPAPETEPNPAPEPEPAEDRQSQTADPDAETPEHAEADDSPRPV, from the coding sequence ATGACGCGGTATGAATACAAGGTAATCCCGGCCCCCAACAAGGGCCTCAAAGCCCCGGGCATCAAAGGCCCGGAGGCGCGTTTTGCACACGGGCTCGAAACGGCGATGAACGCGCTGGCCGCAGAGGGCTGGGAATATCAGCGCTCCGATATCCTGCCCAGCGAAGAACGCCAGGGGCTCACATCGACCCATACCGTCTATCGCTCGGTTCTGGTGTTTCGCCGCGCGCTGGAGGAAGAGCCGCCTGTTGTGGCGGAGGCAGAGCCGGAGGCGGACACGGCACCGGGCGCGCCCGATCCCGCCCCGGAGACGGAGCCGAACCCTGCGCCAGAGCCTGAGCCCGCTGAGGACCGCCAGTCACAGACCGCCGACCCGGACGCAGAGACGCCGGAGCACGCCGAGGCCGACGACAGCCCCCGCCCGGTCTGA